The following coding sequences lie in one Acipenser ruthenus chromosome 47, fAciRut3.2 maternal haplotype, whole genome shotgun sequence genomic window:
- the LOC117966266 gene encoding peptidyl-prolyl cis-trans isomerase FKBP8-like has protein sequence MAATEAKAVSGSAAIVADSPDSSALGEAQTLPPEDRASLLESGEDFEMLDQEEEDDEDDDDISDLPPLEDTGNKKEEEKPDESGAGSSRSRDTQSGDPDRGRERTEEWLEVLGNGMLKMKTLVAGKGEDTRPKKGQDVKVHLRTMLEDGTTVEEEPSLSFTLGDGDVIQALDICVHLMELEEKALIYTDAKYAYASLGCPSPAVPPNASLSLEVQLLEVKPAPDLELLLPREKMELASRKRERGNVYYQRGEFVYAITSYGIALQVAESSSKVDSTLDEDAGLLDVKVKCLNNMAAAQLKLEHYEAALKSCTSVLDHQPDNIKALFRKGKVLALQGEYSEAIGILKKALKLEPSSKTIHAELSKVMKKRLEQRGVEQAMYKKMLGNPSGSSSIGHEQRARPSWSLSWKWLFGATAVAIGGVALSVVIAARN, from the exons ATGGCTGCCACAGAAGCGAAGGCTGTCAGCGGTTCAGCCGCTATCGTTGCAGACTCCCCGGACTCCAGCGCCCTGGGAGAGGCACAGACCCTGCCCCCCGAGGACCGTGCCTCGCTCCTGGAGAGCGGAGAGGATTTCGAGATGCTGGaccaggaggaggaggacgatgaggatgatgatgacaTCAGTGACCTTCCTCCTTTGGAAGACACCGGAAACAAGAAGGAGGAAGAGAAGCCGGATGAGTCCGGGGCCGGGAGCTCGAGGAGCAGAGACACCCAGAGCGGAGACCCCGACCGGggcagagagaggacagaggagtgGCTGGAAGTGCTAG ggaaCGGGATGCTGAAGATGAAAACCTTGGTCGCAGGCAAGGGAGAAGACACCCGACCTAAGAAAGGACAGGATGTCAAAGTGCACCTGAGGACCATGCTGGAAGACGGGACCACGGTGGAGGAGGAGCCAAGCCTCTCTTTCACGTTGGGGGACGGTGATGTCATCCAG GCCCTGGACATCTGTGTGCATTTAATGGAGCTGGAAGAGAAAGCCCTCATCTACACTGACGCAAAATACGCTTACGCAAGCCTGGGGTG tccCAGCCCCGCCGTCCCCCCGAACGCCAGCCTGTCCCTGGAGGTGCAGCTGCTGGAGGTGAAGCCCGCTCCCGACCTGGAGCTCCTGCTCCCCCGGGAGAAGATGGAGCTGGCCAGCAGGAAGAGGGAGCGGGGCAACGTGTATTACCAGCGGGGCGAGTTCGTCTACGCCATCACCTCCTACGGCATCGCCTTGCAGGTGGCAGAGTCCAGCTCCAAAG TGGACAGCACGCTGGACGAGGACGCAGGGCTCCTGGACGTCAAGGTGAAGTGTCTGAACAACATGGCCGCAGCCCAACTGAAGCTGGAGCACTACGAGGCGGCTCTGAAATCCTGCACCAGCGTCCTGGACCACCAGCCAGACAACATCAAGGCTCTCTTCAGGAAGGGCAAG GTCCTGGCCCTGCAGGGAGAGTACTCCGAAGCAATCGGGATTCTGAAGAAGGCGCTGAAGCTGGAGCCTTCCAGCAAG ACCATCCACGCAGAGCTGTCCAAGGTGATGAAGAAGCGCCTGGAGCAGAGGGGTGTGGAGCAGGCCATGTACAAGAAAATGCTGGGGAACCCGAGCGGGAGCAGCAGCATCGGCCACGAGCAGAGAGCCAGGCCCTCCTGG AGCCTCAGCTGGAAGTGGCTGTTTGGCGCGACCGCCGTTGCGATCGGGGGCGTGGCCTTGTCAGTCGTCATCGCGGCCCGGAACTGA
- the LOC117401194 gene encoding NAD-dependent protein deacylase sirtuin-6, whose product MSANYAAGLSPYPDKGKCGLPENFDPPEDLERKVLELAEMIRNARNVVFHTGAGISTSVGIPDFRGPNGVWTMEEKGLAPRFDTTFEEARPSSTHLALLALQRSGSLKYLVSQNVDGLHVRSGFPRDLLSELHGNMFVEECIKCGKQYVRDSVVGTMGLKPTGRLCDVPKSRGLRACRGKLRDTILDWEDSLPDRDLNRADEACRSADLAVTLGTSLQIKPSGNLPLLTKRNGGRLAIVNLQPTKHDKHADLRIHGYVDDVMTKLMKHLGLEIPEWEGPVVRESSEVVPETVKREAKSEPLSAKTETKPQPVTPKPEPRCHQNGTRQDNGEKTVEQEEATGDFPSPESADTKQDCQPVSKRAKLEPLVA is encoded by the exons ATGTCGGCGAATTACGCGGCGGGGCTCTCTCCTTACCCGGACAAAGGGAAATGTGGACTCCCTGAG AACTTTGACCCCCCCGAGGATCTGGAGCGGAAGGTTCTAGAGCTGGCAGAGATGATCCGGAACGCGCGGAACGTGGTGTTCCACACCGGGGCCGGAATCAGCACCTCCGTGGGCATTCCAGACTTCAG GGGTCCGAACGGCGTGTGGACGATGGAGGAGAAGGGTCTGGCCCCCCGCTTCGACACGACCTTCGAGGAGGCGAGGCCCAGCAGCACTCACCTGGCCCTGCTGGCGCTGCAGCGGAGTGGCTCGCTCAAGTACCTGGTGAGCCAGAACGTGGACGGACTGCACGTGCGCTCGGGATTCCCCAG AGACCTGCTCTCCGAGCTCCACGGGAACATGTTTGTAGAGGAATGCATCAAATGTGGCAA GCAGTACGTGCGGGACTCTGTGGTCGGGACGATGGGTCTGAAGCCGACGGGTCGGCTGTGTGACGTCCCCAAATCCAGGGGGCTGCGAGCCTGCCG AGGCAAACTGAGAGACACCATCCTGGACTGGGAGGACTCTCTGCCAGACAGGGACCTGAACAGAGCAGACGAGGCCTGCAG GAGTGCGGACCTGGCCGTCACTCTGGGGACCTCCCTGCAGATCAAGCCGAGCGGAAACCTGCCACTGCTGACCAAGCGCAACGGGGGCCGACTCGCCATCGTCAACCTGCAGCCCACCAAGCAT GACAAGCACGCTGACCTGCGTATCCACGGCTACGTCGATGATGTCATGACCAAGCTGATGAAGCACCTCGGGCTGGAGATTCCGGAGTGGGAGGGGCCTGTGGTGCGGGAGAGTTCCGAGGTCGTCCCGGAGACGGTGAAACGGGAAGCCAAGTCAGAGCCCCTCTCTGCCAAGACAGAGACCAAACCCCAACCGGTCACTCCAAAACCAGAGCCGCGCTGTCACCAAAACGGGACTCGCCAGGACAACGGTGAAAAGACAGTGGAGCAGGAGGAGGCTACAGGAGACTTTCCGAGCCCGGAGTCAGCGGACACCAAACAGGACTGCCAGCCAGTGAGCAAGAGAGCCAAGCTGGAGCCTTTAGTAGCGTGA